In the Streptomyces spororaveus genome, CGCCCTGCTCCAGCAGCTCGGCCTCGTCCGCCACCGCGAAGACCGCGAAACGCGCCGGAACCCCCGCCTCCAGGATGCCGTGGAAGGCCTCCGCCGCGGCGGTCCGCCCGGCGAAGGGGTCCAGGTCCGGCGGCCCTTCGCAGCCGGCCGGCGGCAGGATCGTGAGCCCGGACCGGGACACCGCCGTGCGCACGGCCGGGATCGTGAAGCGTCCGCAGACCGCCACCACCCCGCGGGCCAGCAGCTTCTGCGTGCCCCGGCGGGCGCTGTGACCCCACCGCGGCTCGGTCATCTTCAGCGCGTCCAGCGCGGCCTCACCCGTGATCGGGCCGGCGCCGAGCTCGGTGACCTCGTACGGGTCGTCCGGGTAGTACGTGCGCTCCAGCAACGCGTCCGCCCCGCGCACCACCAGCCCCGGGGTGATCACCCCGGGCCAGCGGCGCGCCCGGGCGTGCGGGTGGGCCGCGGCGACCTCCTGGTACGGACCCACGCGGGCGATCCGGTCGCCGTCGACGAGGACCGCACCGCCCGGCAGCGGCGCGGATCCCGGCCCGGGGACCAGGAGTTCGGCGGTGTGCAGCGTCAGCATCGGTAGGCCGGCGTCGTCAGTTCGTGGAGATGAGCTTCAGCTCGGGGTGCGCCGTGCCGCCTTCGATGGCCGTGGAGGAGATGTGCGAGACCACGCGCTCGTCGACCGGGTCGTTCGCCGGGTCGTCGTGCACGAGCAGGTGCTCGTAGGTCGTCGCGCGCTGCGCCGGGGTACGGCCCGCCTTGCGGATCAGGTCGATGATCTCCTGGCGGTTGGAGCGGTGCTTGGCACCGGCCGAGGAGACGACGTTCTCCTCCAGCATGATCGACCCGAGGTCGTCGGCGCCGTAGTGCAGCGAGAGCTGGCCCGCCTCCTTGCCGACGGTCAGCCAGGAGCCCTGGATGTGGGCGATGTTGTCGAGGAAGAGCCGCGCGATCGCGATCATGCGCAGGTACTCGAAGATCGTCGCCTGGGTGCGGCCCTTGAGGCGGTTGTTCTCGGGCTGGTAGGTGTACGGGATGAAGGCGCGGAAGCCGCCCGTACGGTCCTGCGTGTCCCGGATCATCGCGATGTGCTCGATGCGCTCGGCGTTGGTCTCGCCGGTGCCCATCAGCATGGTGGAGGTGGACTCCACGCCCAGCTTGTGGGCGATCTCCATGATCTCCAGCCAGCGCTCGCCGGACTCCTTGAGCGGGGCGATCGCCGTGCGCGGCCGCTCCGGCAGCAGCTCGGCGCCGGCGCCCGCGAAGGAGTCGAGGCCGGCCGCGTGGATGCGCTGGATGGCCTCCTCCGCCGAGACGCCCGAGATACGGGCCATGTGCTCGACCTCGGACGCGCCGAGGGAGTGGATGACCAGCTGCGGGAAGTCCTTCTTGATGGCGGAGAAGTGGTGCTCGTAGTACTCGACGCCGTAGTCCGGGTGGTGCCCGCCCTGGAACATGATCTGCGTGCCGCCGAGCTCGACGGTCTCCGCGCAGCGGCGCAGGATGTCGTCGAGGTCGCGGGACCAGCCCTTCTTCGCGTCCTTGGGGGCCGCGTAGAAGGCGCAGAACTTGCACGCCGTGACGCACACGTTGGTGTAGTTGATGTTCCGCTCGATGATGTACGTCGCGATGTGCTCGGTACCGGCGTAGCGGCGGCGGCGCACGGCGTCGGCCGCCTGGCCCAGCGCGTGCAGCGGGGCGTGGCGGTAGAGGTCGAGCGCCTCTTCCTTGGTGATCCGGCCCCCCGCGGCGGCGCGGTCGAGGACAGACTGGAGAACGGCCTGGTCGGTCACCGGTGAGTCACCTTTCGGCGGTGTGTCTGTGTCAAGGTCCGGACCGATCCAGCCTACGCCAGGGCCTGGCGAGGGTTTTCAGGGGCTGCGGGTCAGGTCGCCCTCGGGGTTTCCGGCCGGGCTGTCGCCCGACTTGTAGTGGAGCGTCCCGTTGGCGT is a window encoding:
- a CDS encoding imidazolonepropionase-like domain-containing protein, whose translation is MLTLHTAELLVPGPGSAPLPGGAVLVDGDRIARVGPYQEVAAAHPHARARRWPGVITPGLVVRGADALLERTYYPDDPYEVTELGAGPITGEAALDALKMTEPRWGHSARRGTQKLLARGVVAVCGRFTIPAVRTAVSRSGLTILPPAGCEGPPDLDPFAGRTAAAEAFHGILEAGVPARFAVFAVADEAELLEQGATTCVATVIGGRLLHRRR
- the mqnC gene encoding cyclic dehypoxanthinyl futalosine synthase, yielding MTDQAVLQSVLDRAAAGGRITKEEALDLYRHAPLHALGQAADAVRRRRYAGTEHIATYIIERNINYTNVCVTACKFCAFYAAPKDAKKGWSRDLDDILRRCAETVELGGTQIMFQGGHHPDYGVEYYEHHFSAIKKDFPQLVIHSLGASEVEHMARISGVSAEEAIQRIHAAGLDSFAGAGAELLPERPRTAIAPLKESGERWLEIMEIAHKLGVESTSTMLMGTGETNAERIEHIAMIRDTQDRTGGFRAFIPYTYQPENNRLKGRTQATIFEYLRMIAIARLFLDNIAHIQGSWLTVGKEAGQLSLHYGADDLGSIMLEENVVSSAGAKHRSNRQEIIDLIRKAGRTPAQRATTYEHLLVHDDPANDPVDERVVSHISSTAIEGGTAHPELKLISTN